One part of the Flavobacteriales bacterium genome encodes these proteins:
- a CDS encoding alanine dehydrogenase → MESSGKAIQALAKEAMLMPQEEMLEVGKKKKSLYIGIPKETSYQETRVALTPQAVEMLVNNGHRVVIQRGAGDKANFTDHEYSESGAVIGSIKEVFEADIILKIAPPTEKEIELIHHGQTLMTALQLNLQLKETLIKLMNKKVTAIAWDFIQDDEGIFPIVRTMSEIAGNTSILIAAELLSNFHHGVGIMFGGIAGVKPSEVVILGAGTVGEFAARAALGLGASVKVFDSSISKLRRLQDDVGQRVFTSVVDPTVLSECLRSADVVIGAIRSKSGRTPVIVSQAMIRDMKKGSVVIDVSIDRGGCCETSRMTDHENPTFIFEDVVHYCVPNIASRVPRTASRALSNIFAPVVLEMSDMGGCQNLVKYDQGFRNGVYLYQGVLTSELLGEAFELPHKDIELLLAAF, encoded by the coding sequence ATGGAATCAAGCGGAAAGGCCATCCAGGCACTGGCCAAAGAGGCTATGTTGATGCCTCAAGAAGAGATGTTGGAAGTGGGGAAGAAGAAAAAGAGCCTCTACATCGGTATTCCTAAAGAGACCTCCTATCAAGAGACCCGTGTGGCTTTGACCCCCCAGGCCGTAGAAATGCTGGTCAATAATGGTCACCGTGTGGTCATTCAACGCGGAGCCGGTGATAAGGCCAACTTCACCGATCATGAGTACAGCGAATCCGGTGCGGTGATAGGAAGCATCAAAGAGGTTTTCGAAGCCGATATCATCTTAAAGATCGCCCCACCTACGGAGAAAGAGATAGAACTCATCCATCACGGGCAGACCCTGATGACCGCCCTACAGCTGAATCTCCAACTCAAAGAGACCTTGATCAAACTCATGAATAAGAAGGTGACTGCCATCGCTTGGGATTTCATCCAAGATGATGAAGGCATCTTCCCCATCGTGCGGACCATGAGTGAGATAGCGGGAAACACTTCCATCCTCATCGCTGCCGAGCTCTTGAGCAATTTCCATCACGGTGTGGGAATCATGTTCGGAGGAATAGCTGGTGTAAAACCCAGCGAAGTGGTCATTTTGGGTGCGGGAACGGTCGGAGAATTTGCAGCTAGGGCCGCCTTGGGGCTAGGGGCATCCGTCAAGGTATTCGACTCCAGTATCTCCAAGCTCAGAAGGCTTCAGGATGATGTCGGTCAACGGGTATTCACTTCTGTGGTAGACCCTACCGTACTCTCAGAGTGTCTCCGATCAGCCGATGTGGTCATCGGAGCGATACGCTCTAAAAGCGGACGTACCCCGGTCATTGTATCACAGGCCATGATCAGGGATATGAAGAAAGGTTCTGTGGTGATCGATGTCAGTATCGATCGTGGGGGTTGTTGCGAGACCTCGCGTATGACCGACCATGAGAACCCCACATTCATATTTGAAGATGTAGTGCACTACTGTGTGCCCAATATCGCCTCCAGAGTTCCTCGCACAGCCTCTCGTGCCTTGAGTAACATCTTTGCCCCAGTGGTGCTGGAAATGTCAGACATGGGTGGATGTCAAAACCTTGTGAAATATGATCAGGGATTTCGGAATGGTGTCTACCTCTATCAAGGTGTGCTTACATCAGAACTCCTTGGGGAGGCCTTTGAGCTTCCTCATAAGGACATCGAATTACTATTGGCAGCATTCTGA